A window of the Lolium perenne isolate Kyuss_39 chromosome 7, Kyuss_2.0, whole genome shotgun sequence genome harbors these coding sequences:
- the LOC139833143 gene encoding expansin-A17-like: MGAPGGFRRTARATKTDRPEHGHESGDRRRGGPDGGGSPDRRQLNSAVLFATAVESTATAAPVESASPVTSAESTAGAAPIKSASAAPSESAATPVESAAVDSKSEQLRGLPSVWRFWQCPLGGACGYSGSDIAKLYSTRTAALSTPMFSDGDGCGRCYEIQCVKSKWCTKGSPSIIITGTNLCPPNQNKPNDNGGWCNPPRQHFDLAPPSFKTLADKVAGIIPVQFRRVPCQRSGGVRFCVKGNNNWLLLHVMNVAGGGDISEMAVKMAGGDWVQMSQNWGITYQAYAAMDKSKALTVRIIGGSSPQQTIIVADAIPASWSTGLCYQGSNNFW, from the exons ATGGGTGCTCCAGGAGGGTTCCGGAG GACGGCCAGGGCGACGAAAACCGATCGGCCGGAGCATGGCCACGAATCGGGCGACCGTCGTCGCGGTGGTCCTGATGGCGGCGGCTCACCTGACAGGCGCCAGCTTAACTCAGCAGTACTATTCGCCACCGCAGTCgagtccaccgccaccgccgccccagTCGAGTCCGCCTCCCCCGTCACCTCAGCCGAGTCCACCGCCGGCGCCGCCCCAATCAAGTCCGCCTCCGCTGCCCCAAGCGAGTCCGCCGCCACGCCAGTCGAGTCCGCCGCCGTCGACTCCAAGTCCGAGCAGTTACGGGGGCTTCCAAGCGTCTG GAGATTCTGGCAATGCCCGTTAG GCGGTGCGTGCGGGTATAGTGGCAGTGACATCGCGAAGCTCTATTCAACGAGAACGGCGGCCCTCAGCACGCCGATGTTCTCCGATGGTGATGGGTGTGGGCGGTGCTACGAGATCCAGTGTGTCAAGTCCAAGTGGTGCACTAAGGGCTCCCCTTCCATCATCATCACAGGCACCAACCTCTGCCCGCCCAACCAGAACAAGCCTAACGACAATGGTGGCTGGTGCAATCCTCCGCGACAACACTTTGATTTGGCGCCTCCATCCTTCAAAACACTTGCTGACAAGGTCGCCGGCATCATCCCTGTCCAATTCCGCCGTGTCCCCTGCCAGAGGTCTGGCGGAGTCAGGTTCTGCGTCAAgggaaacaacaactggctcctaCTCCACGTCATGAATGTCGCCGGTGGCGGTGATATTAGCGAGATGGCTGTCAAGATGGCCGGTGGTGACTGGGTACAGATGTCGCAGAATTGGGGCATCACATATCAGGCATACGCCGCGATGGACAAATCCAAGGCCCTCACTGTTAGGATCATCGGTGGCTCCTCGCCGCAACAGACCATCATAGTCGCTGACGCCATCCCCGCAAGTTGGTCTACTGGACTCTGCTACCAAGGATCAAATAACTTCTGGTGA